The following proteins are co-located in the Armatimonadota bacterium genome:
- the rpe gene encoding ribulose-phosphate 3-epimerase, with amino-acid sequence MIKISPSTLAADFRKLGQEVVDFVNAGADWVHFDCMDGHFVENLTYGPIVIKSLREVTDAPFDVHLMIANPDAQIEAYARAGADSIMFQAEVDPRPVRLLERIRGLGVKSGIVYNPATPLAELETILPAADMVMVMSVEPGAGGQEFIPGSLRKIELLRQTIDRMGLDTLISVDGGINSRTAPLVINAGVDVIVTGSWFVKHPEGYRGAVEELRRLAGE; translated from the coding sequence TTGATCAAGATCTCTCCATCCACCCTGGCCGCCGACTTCCGCAAGCTCGGCCAGGAAGTCGTGGACTTCGTGAACGCCGGCGCTGACTGGGTCCACTTCGACTGCATGGACGGCCATTTCGTTGAAAATCTCACCTACGGTCCGATCGTGATCAAGTCCCTGCGCGAGGTGACTGATGCGCCTTTCGATGTCCACCTGATGATCGCCAACCCGGACGCGCAGATCGAGGCCTACGCCCGTGCCGGCGCGGACAGCATCATGTTCCAGGCCGAAGTCGACCCGCGTCCGGTACGCCTTCTCGAGCGCATCCGCGGCCTGGGTGTGAAATCGGGGATCGTGTACAATCCCGCCACGCCGCTGGCCGAGCTGGAGACTATCCTGCCTGCCGCGGACATGGTGATGGTCATGAGCGTTGAGCCCGGGGCGGGAGGCCAGGAGTTCATACCCGGCTCATTGCGCAAGATCGAACTCCTGCGCCAGACCATCGACCGGATGGGTCTGGATACTTTGATCTCAGTCGATGGCGGGATCAATTCGCGCACCGCGCCACTGGTGATCAACGCCGGGGTGGATGTGATCGTCACGGGCTCGTGGTTTGTGAAGCATCCCGAAGGCTACCGCGGGGCCGTAGAGGAACTGCGCCGGCTGGCAGGGGAGTAG
- a CDS encoding FAD-dependent oxidoreductase, with the protein MPSIVQPARQIPVVADVDVCVIGGGPAGLPAAIAAARQGASVALVEMHGFFGGMATAGFVGPILGHTASRSKIPVVGGIPREMCERMAAIGQAVPWEQALAMWGVPFNAEGYKIIADRMIREAGVKALLHAFFADSVVDDNRMTHAIIESKSGRQAIKARVFVDATGDADVAYRAGAQCTKGRPADGRPMSMGSMFHIGGTGTLTDETRQALVAKMREAVAAGELNLYNCSLGGHGSNLNEGQASLNITRFGGDCSEVEDLTAGEFATREMAWKVAELWHSVPGGEGLYIQATPAHVGTRESRQLVGEHRITGQDVVDARKYDDSIARCGYWIDIHCPLGLVERGSVHLCSVNCSRKECYMLTEYADQLPDELYPPDGEWFDIPYRTLVPKDLDGLLVAGRCISADHQAMAAMRVMAPCMATGQAAGTAAAMAALAQIRPRSVDVSALRATLAGTGALV; encoded by the coding sequence ATGCCGAGTATCGTCCAGCCCGCGCGCCAGATCCCGGTTGTAGCTGACGTCGATGTGTGTGTCATTGGGGGCGGGCCGGCGGGCCTGCCGGCGGCCATCGCTGCCGCGAGGCAGGGCGCCAGCGTTGCTCTGGTTGAGATGCATGGCTTTTTCGGGGGCATGGCCACGGCGGGTTTCGTGGGGCCGATCCTCGGTCACACCGCCAGTCGCTCGAAGATACCCGTGGTGGGCGGCATCCCGCGGGAGATGTGCGAGCGGATGGCTGCCATCGGGCAGGCCGTGCCCTGGGAACAGGCTCTCGCGATGTGGGGTGTGCCCTTCAATGCCGAGGGCTACAAGATCATCGCGGACCGCATGATCCGTGAAGCCGGGGTGAAGGCGCTGCTGCACGCCTTCTTCGCCGACAGCGTGGTGGACGACAACCGCATGACCCACGCCATCATCGAGAGCAAGTCGGGCAGGCAGGCCATCAAGGCCAGGGTGTTCGTGGACGCCACCGGCGATGCCGACGTCGCTTATCGTGCCGGAGCGCAGTGCACCAAGGGAAGGCCCGCTGATGGCAGGCCAATGTCGATGGGCAGCATGTTTCACATCGGCGGTACGGGAACGCTCACAGACGAGACCCGCCAGGCTCTCGTGGCGAAGATGCGGGAAGCCGTGGCGGCGGGCGAACTGAACCTCTACAATTGCAGCCTGGGCGGACATGGCTCCAACCTCAACGAAGGGCAGGCTTCTCTGAATATCACCCGCTTTGGTGGTGACTGCTCTGAAGTTGAGGACCTCACTGCCGGGGAGTTCGCCACTCGCGAGATGGCCTGGAAGGTCGCGGAGCTGTGGCATTCGGTGCCGGGCGGGGAAGGTCTTTACATCCAGGCTACCCCGGCCCACGTGGGCACCCGGGAATCCCGGCAGCTTGTGGGCGAACACAGGATCACCGGGCAGGACGTCGTGGATGCCCGGAAGTATGATGATTCCATCGCGCGGTGCGGGTACTGGATCGACATTCACTGCCCGCTGGGGCTGGTGGAGCGAGGCAGCGTTCACCTTTGCTCGGTCAATTGCAGCCGCAAGGAATGTTATATGCTCACCGAGTACGCCGACCAGCTGCCCGATGAGCTGTACCCGCCGGACGGCGAGTGGTTCGACATCCCATACCGCACGCTGGTGCCCAAGGATCTCGACGGTTTGCTGGTGGCCGGTCGCTGCATCTCGGCAGATCACCAGGCCATGGCCGCCATGCGCGTGATGGCGCCCTGCATGGCCACCGGGCAGGCAGCGGGTACGGCGGCTGCGATGGCCGCCCTGGCGCAGATCAGGCCAAGGAGCGTGGATGTGTCTGCGCTCCGCGCGACGCTTGCCGGGACAGGAGCGCTGGTCTGA
- a CDS encoding DMT family transporter: MVREQTIDPMLLSVAVVWGLNPVANKWVLEAMGPAGVLAFRYVGCTLVLLWAAWRINGRQAFRASTPPLTMWIVGALVGAQQLMYIYALDWTTASEGALLISVAPIWTALAGAALGMERIGGANWLGIFAAAGGVALLVMGGEKAGAEASHPLAGNLLMLLSSLLYGGGMVYLKRVMDQYEPVRVMAWAFVFGSFMVIPAGYGQLVGADWSQFNAALWGAMLYSAFLSGGWGMVVWYRTIARTTAARTAVYQYLVPVVALVGAWALLGDRLLPLQLLGAAIVIPGLILARRPALGDPSD; this comes from the coding sequence GTGGTGCGCGAGCAAACCATCGACCCCATGCTGCTGTCGGTGGCAGTGGTGTGGGGGCTGAACCCGGTGGCCAATAAATGGGTCCTGGAGGCCATGGGGCCCGCGGGGGTGCTGGCCTTTCGCTATGTGGGCTGCACGCTTGTGCTGCTTTGGGCGGCCTGGCGCATCAACGGCCGACAGGCTTTCCGTGCATCCACGCCGCCGCTGACCATGTGGATCGTCGGGGCGTTGGTGGGAGCCCAGCAGCTCATGTACATCTACGCGCTGGACTGGACCACGGCCAGCGAAGGCGCACTGCTTATCAGTGTGGCGCCCATCTGGACGGCGCTTGCGGGTGCTGCGCTGGGGATGGAGCGCATCGGCGGCGCTAACTGGCTGGGGATCTTCGCCGCGGCAGGTGGTGTGGCCCTGCTGGTGATGGGCGGCGAAAAGGCGGGTGCGGAGGCGAGCCACCCGCTCGCCGGGAATCTCCTGATGCTCCTGTCTTCGCTCCTGTATGGCGGCGGCATGGTCTACCTGAAGCGCGTCATGGATCAATATGAGCCGGTGCGGGTGATGGCCTGGGCGTTCGTGTTCGGCTCGTTCATGGTGATCCCCGCCGGGTACGGGCAACTTGTGGGCGCGGATTGGTCGCAGTTCAATGCCGCCCTGTGGGGCGCGATGCTGTACTCAGCGTTCCTGTCCGGCGGGTGGGGAATGGTGGTGTGGTATCGGACGATCGCGCGAACCACGGCGGCACGGACGGCGGTGTACCAGTATCTCGTGCCGGTGGTTGCGCTTGTGGGCGCGTGGGCGCTCCTGGGCGACCGCCTTCTGCCCCTCCAGCTGTTGGGTGCGGCAATTGTCATACCGGGGCTCATTCTGGCACGACGGCCGGCACTCGGGGACCCGTCTGATTGA
- a CDS encoding dienelactone hydrolase family protein: MRLFPDWHPLAPHLALREYVRELEPEFSLLFRGHEAPTQWAQGLRAKLRDLAGWPEERCDLQVRELDVTRCEGYARSRLVYTVEPGVDAVAWLCVPHGLQEPVPAVICAHQRGPGRDEIMGLTGFPDPRRGHGLAESLAQAGYVVLAPDARCFGERLGDEAGLAAAGAVLGTPLAGRQAWDLSRAVDVLLERADVRTRRLGLVGFGMGARHGLLTAALDDRLYCTALCGGLTTLREVLVAGNCVDGLIAAGDLLPGLLRWADLDDVACLVAPRALIVLQPLPDVGVPEAGAREFAERVAAGFEVLGEQVKLEVRLEAADTLDCPAAIARFFDDWLKLPEPEGQQ; encoded by the coding sequence TTGAGGCTCTTTCCCGACTGGCATCCGCTGGCTCCGCATCTGGCGTTGCGTGAGTACGTGCGCGAGCTGGAGCCTGAGTTCTCCCTCCTGTTCCGCGGACACGAGGCCCCGACGCAGTGGGCACAGGGTCTGCGGGCGAAGCTCCGTGACCTGGCCGGCTGGCCTGAAGAGCGTTGCGACCTGCAGGTGCGCGAACTGGACGTGACCCGATGTGAGGGGTACGCGCGGTCGCGGCTGGTCTACACGGTGGAGCCTGGGGTTGACGCGGTTGCGTGGCTCTGTGTCCCCCACGGGCTGCAGGAGCCGGTTCCGGCCGTGATCTGCGCACACCAGAGGGGGCCAGGCCGGGACGAAATCATGGGCCTGACCGGGTTCCCCGATCCCCGCCGGGGTCACGGACTCGCAGAGAGTCTTGCGCAGGCGGGATATGTGGTCCTGGCGCCCGATGCCCGATGCTTCGGCGAGCGCCTGGGCGATGAAGCAGGCCTTGCAGCGGCTGGAGCGGTTCTCGGGACCCCGCTGGCAGGTCGGCAGGCGTGGGACCTGAGCCGCGCGGTGGATGTCCTCCTGGAACGCGCCGACGTCCGGACAAGACGGCTGGGTCTGGTCGGCTTCGGGATGGGTGCCAGACACGGACTCCTCACGGCGGCCCTCGACGACAGGCTCTATTGTACCGCGCTATGCGGCGGCCTGACCACTCTGCGCGAGGTGTTGGTGGCGGGCAATTGCGTGGATGGCCTCATCGCAGCGGGGGACCTTCTCCCCGGGCTGCTGCGCTGGGCCGACCTGGACGATGTTGCGTGCCTTGTGGCTCCCCGAGCGCTGATCGTGCTGCAGCCTTTGCCTGATGTTGGGGTCCCGGAGGCCGGAGCGCGGGAGTTCGCCGAGCGGGTAGCCGCGGGTTTCGAGGTTCTCGGCGAGCAAGTGAAGCTGGAAGTCCGGTTGGAGGCCGCCGACACGCTGGACTGCCCGGCGGCGATTGCTCGGTTCTTCGACGACTGGCTGAAGCTCCCGGAACCCGAAGGGCAGCAGTAA
- the cobO gene encoding cob(I)yrinic acid a,c-diamide adenosyltransferase, protein MCLRSARRLPGQERWSDPARRFIEQEHFMVADTIRHRGLVIVHTGDGKGKTTAALGLALRAVGHGMRVRMVQFLKAQDAGEHKVAPRLAPELQIDTLGTGFVVGEWQPADIAAAREAWDVARQAIASGQWDMVILDEITYALNADAVTQDELQTALSERPEQVTVVITGRDAPAALMLEADLVTEMVSVKHPFSRGIKAQRGIEF, encoded by the coding sequence ATGTGTCTGCGCTCCGCGCGACGCTTGCCGGGACAGGAGCGCTGGTCTGATCCAGCGCGACGGTTCATCGAACAGGAGCATTTCATGGTTGCTGACACGATCAGGCACAGGGGCCTGGTGATCGTTCACACCGGAGACGGCAAGGGCAAGACTACCGCCGCCCTGGGGCTGGCCCTGCGCGCCGTCGGGCATGGGATGCGGGTGCGGATGGTTCAGTTCCTGAAAGCGCAGGACGCCGGCGAGCACAAGGTCGCCCCTCGGCTGGCGCCGGAGCTTCAGATCGATACGCTGGGCACCGGTTTCGTGGTCGGCGAATGGCAGCCCGCCGACATTGCGGCCGCTCGCGAGGCCTGGGATGTGGCCAGGCAGGCCATCGCTTCGGGCCAGTGGGATATGGTGATTCTGGACGAGATCACGTATGCCCTGAATGCCGACGCCGTGACGCAGGACGAATTGCAGACGGCGCTTTCTGAACGACCCGAACAGGTGACGGTGGTCATCACCGGGCGCGATGCTCCGGCGGCCCTGATGCTCGAAGCCGACCTGGTTACCGAGATGGTGAGCGTGAAGCACCCTTTCAGCAGGGGCATCAAGGCGCAGCGGGGGATCGAGTTTTGA
- a CDS encoding TIGR00159 family protein, protein MDFWQAIIDTLRHVNIIDVIDITLIAYILYRIAVAVRGTRAVSLIKGIALVLAVLWASQILPTFNWIIRGVLPTGVIALIVIFQPELRTTLERLGRGRLLQFRLMDSQQTERVINEVLDACEDFSARRIGALIVMQRDAQLMEITRTGKTIDGLVSSELLSTLFAPRSPLHDGAAVIQENRIVAAGCALPHSENPGLSATTGMRHRAALGLSERTDAVCVVVSEETGYMSLAVEGTLSPGLERIQMMERLLSLFESDRRQSSIFFWRK, encoded by the coding sequence ATGGATTTCTGGCAGGCGATCATCGATACACTCCGTCACGTCAACATCATTGACGTGATAGACATAACCCTCATCGCCTATATCCTCTACCGGATTGCGGTTGCGGTGCGCGGAACCCGCGCCGTATCGCTGATCAAGGGGATTGCGCTCGTACTGGCGGTGTTGTGGGCCAGTCAGATTCTGCCTACTTTCAATTGGATCATCCGCGGCGTACTCCCCACCGGCGTCATCGCCCTCATCGTCATTTTCCAGCCCGAGCTGCGCACGACCCTGGAGCGTCTCGGACGTGGACGCCTCTTGCAGTTTCGCCTCATGGATTCGCAGCAGACGGAGCGGGTCATCAATGAGGTGCTGGACGCCTGCGAGGACTTTTCAGCAAGGCGCATCGGTGCTCTTATCGTGATGCAACGCGATGCACAACTGATGGAGATCACTCGCACGGGGAAGACCATTGACGGGCTGGTGTCTTCCGAACTGCTAAGCACATTGTTCGCGCCACGCAGCCCCCTGCACGACGGCGCGGCCGTGATTCAGGAGAACCGGATTGTCGCTGCCGGCTGCGCACTGCCGCACTCGGAGAACCCCGGGCTGTCGGCAACAACCGGCATGCGTCACCGGGCTGCGCTTGGGCTGTCGGAACGCACCGACGCCGTCTGCGTGGTGGTCTCCGAAGAGACCGGGTACATGTCGCTTGCGGTGGAGGGCACATTGAGCCCCGGTTTGGAGCGCATCCAGATGATGGAGCGTCTGCTGTCGCTGTTTGAGTCTGACCGTCGACAGTCCAGCATTTTCTTCTGGCGCAAATGA
- a CDS encoding DUF1848 domain-containing protein → MPGQIISASRRTDIPALYSEWLMRRISAGFCRYRHPFTRQWMTVSLRPEDVGGMVLWTRNLGPLMPRLDEIRAQYPFYVQMTINDYPAQLEPRVQAACEAVAQARELSSRFSTDALVWRFDPIVLTPEIGAAETLARFCRLARQLEGATRACIFSFMSPYRRQRQTFRAAGVEYREPGVQERLDLALAMARIASDHGFSLAACCNADLLSGPVAKAHCVDPARLIRLGAHLPERVPPAPSRPGCGCHRSVDIGAYDLCTAGCLYCYANQSPARALANYARHDPDHEALVNACEVLGD, encoded by the coding sequence ATGCCCGGCCAGATTATCTCAGCCAGCAGGCGCACGGACATCCCCGCTCTGTATTCAGAGTGGCTCATGCGGCGAATCTCCGCGGGATTCTGCCGGTACCGACATCCGTTCACGCGCCAGTGGATGACCGTGAGCCTGCGCCCGGAAGACGTGGGCGGGATGGTTCTGTGGACGCGTAACCTCGGGCCCCTGATGCCCCGTCTCGATGAGATTCGAGCGCAGTATCCTTTCTACGTGCAGATGACGATCAACGACTACCCGGCACAACTCGAGCCGCGGGTTCAGGCGGCTTGTGAAGCTGTGGCACAGGCCCGCGAGCTTTCGAGCCGGTTCTCCACCGACGCACTGGTCTGGCGGTTCGACCCCATCGTTCTCACGCCGGAGATCGGGGCTGCCGAGACCCTCGCGCGCTTTTGCCGTCTCGCCCGGCAGCTTGAGGGAGCCACACGGGCCTGTATCTTCAGCTTCATGTCGCCGTACCGCCGGCAGCGGCAGACATTCCGCGCAGCAGGCGTGGAGTACCGTGAGCCAGGTGTGCAGGAACGTCTCGATCTCGCACTCGCAATGGCTCGCATCGCATCGGATCACGGCTTCTCGCTTGCCGCGTGCTGTAACGCGGACTTGCTGTCCGGCCCGGTGGCGAAGGCGCACTGCGTCGATCCCGCCAGGCTCATCCGGCTAGGCGCTCACCTGCCGGAGCGCGTTCCTCCGGCACCCAGCCGCCCGGGCTGCGGGTGTCACCGGTCGGTGGACATTGGCGCCTATGACCTTTGCACTGCGGGGTGCCTGTACTGCTACGCCAACCAGAGTCCGGCAAGAGCGCTGGCCAATTATGCCCGCCATGATCCGGATCACGAGGCACTTGTCAACGCCTGCGAGGTCCTTGGCGACTGA